GAGAGCCTTTGGTACCACCAAAACTGGCATCCACCCAAAAAATATCGGGATCATACTTATCTACTCCTTCTTTGGCAAAATCAATCCATTCATCACCTTCAATAGAATGATAGGAAACCAAGGTTTTCATATTTCGTTTGCGGACAGCTTTAAAAACTTCGCCAACGATATCTATTTTAGGTCCAACTTTAGCCGTGTTGTAATCTGAGATATCGCTGTTCCAGTGTTTTAAATCACTACCATGCCAACCGATGACCCCACCAAATTTGGCACCAGCGGTTTCAAACAGTTTAGCCCATTCATCCGCATTAAAATTTTCGCCTTTAAATTGTTTGAGCAATTGTTCATCCGTCCAATCTTCTTTTCCTTTTTCATAACTGATAGTCTGAATTCCCCAGTGGCAGTATATTCCAAATTTAGCGTCAACCAGCCATTCTGGGGCGTGGTGGTTTCTTAAGGAGTTCCAAGCTGGTTCATAATTCTTTTCCTGAGCTTGTAAACAAGAGGGCAGAGAAAACAAAATGGTCATTAAAATGAAGACTGTTTTTTTCATAATCGTTGTTTTATTTTGGTAAGTGGTTCTGATACGTATAAGAATATTTTAAGCTGGATTAAAGCCCATTAATTAGCTTTTAAAAAAGTGTAGTTCCTCCATTGGTGTTTAAATCCAGATAGGTCTCTTGCATTTTTTGTATACGCTCTGCTTGCCCGGGCTCATTAATTAGATTTTTATTTTTCTTCTCTTGTACATTGTCCTTTAAATCATACAGTTCAATTGCTTTTAGTCCTTTTAGGTTTTTCTTACTATCCGCTATCATGATCAGTTTAAAATTACCTTCACGAATGGCATGAAAAGGACCCTTAACATCTTGGGACCTGTGCATGAGGTATTTGTGCAGCGGTTCTGTGGATTTTTGTTGAAAGATGGGAAGAAGATTAGCGGAATCTAACACTTTACTATCATCAATCGGAACGTTTACAATTGCTGATAAGGTGGAAACCATATCCTGACCTACAATAGGAACATGGGATTCTGAGTTTTTAGCAATTTTTTCCGGCCAAACGGCGATAAAAGGAACACGATGCCCACCTTCATAGATTGAAGCTTTTTTGCCAGAAAGCCCATTACTGGAATCATGCCCTGCGTCTTTTAACGCTTTGTCATGATTAAGGCCTCCATTATCAGAAGTAAATACAAAAAGGGTATTTTTATACGCCCCGGTTTTTTTAAGAGCTTTTATCATCATACCCACTTGGGCATCTAGTTCGGCAATCATATCCCCATGATTTCCAGGAGTAGAACCTTTTATTTTTTTTCCGTCTAAACTTTCTGATGGACTATGGGGCACATGAACAGCCTGGCTGCAGTAGTACATAAAAAATGGATTTTTAGCACTGTTTTTGCCTTGCTGTTCAATATAGTTTACAGCTTTGTTTGCTAAAATTGGCCCAGCTAAGGAAGGGTTCCAATTAGAATCGCCTATACCATCTCTTCCGCGATTTCTGTTTCCTTCGTCATATTCGGTTTGTTCAAAAGGAATATGAACTAATTCCGAATCAGTTTTGAGTTTCATCCACGTGCCATTTTCATAATAGACATAAGGTTTGTTTTGAATGCCTTGAGGTAGTTCTATAGAGTAATCAAAGTCGAATTTTTGAGCACCTCCCTCTGTTTTTGAATAATCTTCTGGAGCACCGTTCCAAACACCGCCCAATCCCCATTTGCCAAAAAATGACGTGTTATATCCTGCCTTTTTTGCAATCCGGGATAGGGTAGTGGAGTCATCATCAATACCGTCATTGGTTAACGGAGACCAAACACCCCAAGGGCTATTAGTATTTCTATACGGATAATTACCGGTCATCATTGAATATCGGGTAGGAGCACATAAAGAAGCAGGGGAGTGGGCATCGGAAAATCGCATACCATTTGCTATGAGTTCATCTATATTAGGTGTGGGAACCACGGGTGCTTTACCCGTTCTTTCTTTGTGATAAAAACCGATATCGCCAAGACCGATATCATCGGCCATTACGATTACAACATTTGGTTGTTCCTGAGCACTCAGCAAACTGCCAAGTCCTGCAAATAAAATTAGGAAGCATATTTTGTTTATCAATGTAGATGGATTCATAAGTGCTATATTTTTAATAGTTTTTGGGGTTGTTGTGTTATTATTTTTATTGTCCTAAGTAATCTTGTACAGTGGGTGTCCAGATACGGTTATAGGCCTTTACTTCTCTATGGTTATAGAAGCGTGCCTCACTATTAGAGTATAGGGAATTGGCCAATTTGTTCAGAGTATCCGAATCGGTTTTAGGCCATACACCATTTTCTATCCGTTGTACCATAATTTCAATAGCGGAT
This genomic interval from Zobellia roscoffensis contains the following:
- a CDS encoding sulfatase family protein translates to MNPSTLINKICFLILFAGLGSLLSAQEQPNVVIVMADDIGLGDIGFYHKERTGKAPVVPTPNIDELIANGMRFSDAHSPASLCAPTRYSMMTGNYPYRNTNSPWGVWSPLTNDGIDDDSTTLSRIAKKAGYNTSFFGKWGLGGVWNGAPEDYSKTEGGAQKFDFDYSIELPQGIQNKPYVYYENGTWMKLKTDSELVHIPFEQTEYDEGNRNRGRDGIGDSNWNPSLAGPILANKAVNYIEQQGKNSAKNPFFMYYCSQAVHVPHSPSESLDGKKIKGSTPGNHGDMIAELDAQVGMMIKALKKTGAYKNTLFVFTSDNGGLNHDKALKDAGHDSSNGLSGKKASIYEGGHRVPFIAVWPEKIAKNSESHVPIVGQDMVSTLSAIVNVPIDDSKVLDSANLLPIFQQKSTEPLHKYLMHRSQDVKGPFHAIREGNFKLIMIADSKKNLKGLKAIELYDLKDNVQEKKNKNLINEPGQAERIQKMQETYLDLNTNGGTTLF